A window of Malania oleifera isolate guangnan ecotype guangnan chromosome 2, ASM2987363v1, whole genome shotgun sequence genomic DNA:
TTGGATAAGGGGGTGTTTATCCGATGTCTCTTTTTTAGTCATTATACATGGagagcctaaatcttggtttaaagCTACAGGCAGGGTTAGGCAACAAGATCCACTGTACCCTTATTTGTTTGTTCTTGTGGTAGATGTATTGAAATATTGGTCAGTAAGGCTTTTGATAGAGGTTTCCTGAGAGGGATTAAAGTGGGGAGTTATGTGCTACACTTGTCCCTACATCAGTTACCCTGTTAGCCCCCCAATGCACTCCTCaaagtttctccaaaaaaattGTATATTTTACCATCCTTAGTTTCCAAGGTGGCTTCATCTTTCTTCCCACTAACCCTTGGGCAGCACCAGGATCTCTTCTTTTATGGACTCCCTTCATTGTGAATTCTAATAATTGTTCTGCAAGTATGATCCTCTTGCTAACATTTTTCTTGCTAGCATATGGCGCACAAACCACTTACTTCGTATCCTAAAATGTGATTAACAAATGGTAATACAACTTTTGACGCTACCACTAATCTGAATATCCCAAATTTTACCAACAGATCATATCAAATAAAATTCAGCGTCAATGTTGTATTGTAGTTATAACAGTAGCATAGTTTTCAGTAATGTGTCGTATGCTAAAGACCATGCTAAGCAAATTTAGAAGCAATTCGAGCCCATGCGTGACGCAGGTAATTTGATAAATACAGAAAGTCACAATAGAAGCAAAATAAAATATAACCATTTCTGCTGCATTTGGTTTGGAAAACCCTCAGTTGAGTGCGCCTTTTAAAACCATATAGCTTACTTACGTTAGCATTTGtttttcacaatataaatattgaaacagcttaaatatataataaacaaaaattTTACTTTCCTTTCCTCATCTTCCTCAGCAACGAAACAAAAAAGTCACTTAAAtcgagagagggggagagagggAGATATGACGAACCTATGAACCAAGGCCATCTAATAGGTCGATCAGGAGCTTCCTTGGCCAAATGCCTAAACCGTTCGGGCATAGTGCTCTGCCCTCGGGCTTCTTCAACTTCGTCAACACTGCTTCGGCTCCCTCCTTCCCCATTATCCGCACCTGCACACAACCTTAGTCCCCTGCCAAAAGAAAACCCCAAATTTTTTGCAGAAAATCCCGGGAACCCGTCCGAAAATTTCAGTTTCGGCAGGTGAATTCGGCTCGTGGAGGAACTTAATGGAAGCGATTGACGACGAGTTTGAAGGCGCGGACGAGTACGCGTAGTGAGACCGAACAGAGAAAAGCTACAGGCTTGGGTTGAACAGAGGCGAGCAGATATTGTCATCGCCATGGCTTCTCAATCACATGGTGAGGACAAGGGAGCAAGGAGGGAGAAGCAGAGTGGGGCGGCAAGCACAGTGAGGAATCACTGAAGATTAGAAGGGCGTGTAGGAAAACTTACATGAAACGTCGTCGTTTTCGGGGTTGTGCACAATGCCCACCAAGCTTGGTTTACACTTCACATAATTGAAAAATCTCTTAAGTCATAGTTAAGGAGACTAAAAAATCTTTACATAGAAGAAGACTCAAATGTGGAGAAAGACAAAAGTCCTATCTCCTAGCTTTTGCCATATTAGCAATATAATGGACAAACCCATTATATGCTCTTCTTACAACAAATACATTACACTAAGAGCAACTTTCCAACACCTTACAAATATCCacaaaagagaaaataaaataagtctCCACGGGCATGGCGTGATGGAAAGGCATTAGCAAGTAAGAATAAGAATCGGAGAttcaattccaagtagatacactcaTGGAACCAACGGTACCTATGGATGGTGAAAGTTTATTCTGTGAGCAAGCGAAGACCGTGGATGGTGaaagtttactctgtgagccaacaGGGACTATGGATGATGAGAGTTCTCTATAAGTTAGTAAGGATCGTGGAtgataatggagatgtgtcctgaGGGTCGGGTTAGCCAAATGTTCAATTAATGCACAAAAGTTGTGTTTACATTCCAGACTTTACCCTAATTAGTGAGATCTGGGGGCGGAAGACGCTGATCCGTAGATTTTGTGCCACACTAGGGGATTCGAAGGGCTCATTGGTGgttagagttcctatgtaataaaaaaaaataaaaaataaaatccaatCTTTAATTACATGGATAACATGTTTTGAAATCTTACACAACTTAAAAATCCTTCCATCCCAATGATATTGCTTTTCAAATTCCTTCCCTTATTGCCCAAATTTTAGTTTGGTATGTAGAAGATAAAAAAACCTATCAACACAAAGATCTTAACTAAATTATAGTATTGGTTCCTAAGAATATTATATGTTGCTACTTTAGTTGTGGAATTCCAAGCTGCATCACACCTGGTTGAACATTTCTACTAACAAAATTGTTTAACTTTGAAATTGCTACATACCTCTAAGGAAGAAGTTCAagtcaaatttataaataaatagcttttattaataataatttgttcATTCCATCTCCAATCATAAAAAAtgactttatttttaaattttcagatTATCCAACACCATCCTGTGAATTGTAAAATATCCTCACATTTTTCATCAACTTCTATTATTATTAATGATCAAAGACAAGAAATCTCACATTGAATTGAAGTTTTTCATTTTTGACTGATGTGGAAAGGCTACCAAATTCTTTGGACTTTATTACAAGCCACAAAAAAGAAGATTGTTGTCTTCATCTCCTTCATTACACAAACAAGTCGGATCCTCAACCTTCTTCATCTAATAAAGCTCGAGCTTGACAGGTAAGAAGTCCCTAtgtaatttccaaaaaaaaaaacacacacacacatttcgCAAACAACCAAGCCtccctaaaaaaataaataaagatttgcaacttaaaagGAAAATTAGTTGTTGGCTACTCTCTAGAAAGCTTGTCTTCAAGTAAAAGTCTATAAGCAGATTTCATTTTAAAGACCCCAAATTTTGTGTATTTCCAAATCCATTTATCATCACTTTCAAAAGAAGAACATTCACTTCTAGAATATTCCTTAAACTTTCACTTGGGGTCCAACCCTACAAACTTTTAGTTTTCCCACTCATAGGATCCCATAAATCCTTGGATAAGATATTCCTTAAAGGAAAGGTAAATCATTAGGATTACTTAACTAGTCCTCGTCCACTTCTAGAATCCATGGAAACTTTCATATATTAAAATTACCCCTTCCACATTGAATTAAACAACCTCTTTTATCATAGTCAATTACTTTGAATAATCATGTTCAACCCACGACGTTGAACTCTTGCACCATGCATTAAGTATCATATTATTAGAAAAATATAAAGTCTTTTGTTTGCCTTAgtggctatataatcatatttaatgtgttttgatgatattaacctatttattGTTTCAAGTGTATCCTATCTTTGTAGATCACATTAAGTATAGGTACAAATGACAAATGCATAAAGGTACTAGATCAGAGGCAAAGctcggaccgagtagacgttcaagtaggaaagatcaaaaggatacTCACTCGAAAGAATTCAAACACATCCAAGAAAGCCAATGTAGAATCATATGTAATGGGAaatgtttgaggtagtatttgtTATAACTCCTTCAATTTTGTTTCACGCATGATTActaagtaagagttgagcaaaatgcgTGTGCATATTAGTACATACGAGTATACATGAtatcacttaaatgaaaaataagtttttcatagTGTgataagagtttttcaaaaataaaacaatgaGTTTTATGGAAAATATCTTATactcaactttgattaaaataggacataagagtatataggatatcaccaaatCATAAGTTCAGTACTCatgagttttcaaagttaaaacaataGTTTTATAAAAGTATCAtttactcaaatattttttttatatgtgaCAAGTTtcaaatcatattagtgttataatcttctAAAAACTCGGTCCTGGTTGAGTTCAAAACCTCAATTATACACCTCTCAAATTTTCTGAACACCatttggtatttggggcataacttttactagaaaagttcaaaaaggggcgatcttggtatctatggaaagctaagaaaaaaatcacataactttcatgttgatgactttttctaatttaaGAAATTAGTCAACAATTTAGGGCAAATAGTCGATGATTTTAGGCAGAATGTTCCCAGATGAAATAGTCGACGAATTAGGGCAATTAGTCAATGAATTAGGACAAATAATCGACGAATTGGGTCAAATAGTCAATGATTTGTGTTGGGATTCAGTCCTCAACAGTtataaacggctagttttcaaagtaaacattTAATATATCATCCCAATAGCCATAAAACTGCTAGTAGCCcattttacctataaataccagtccaaagacttgttttagACATTGATTTAGTCATTATACATTATTCCCAAGCGCACTTCATTTAGTTCATTATATTTAtgctcaacttctctcttgctCCTTAATCTTAGTGtgattcattactttgagagaATTGTGAGGTGTTTATTGTATCAAATATTAGCTTATTCAAGGAGCATTTTTGTTGTATTACATATTcatcttgtaagggttctttgAGAACCAAGTGGTAAGGGTTTGGTTCCCTTGGAAAGGCTGTTGGTGAGCTTAAAAGGATTTGTCCCCAtatgaaggctcttggtgagtgttAAGGAATTTGTTCCCTTGTGTTGTAAATGCTTCTTCGCCAATGAAGGaggttatagtggattgtggaaaccttgggtgtgactcaagACGTGGACGTAGGCTGGGAGCAGAACCATGTTAAACAACGGTGTTAAGATTTTCTTCCCTAAACTCTTTTATTTATAtcttgtgtatgttttatgttctatatattgtgatataatcattttcTTCTTGccaatattttatattttgtagagaaaagcgaAAATATGCCAAAGaatccattcaccccccccccccttgagaCTCTACTCCTGGGCCAACACCTTTTGTATTCTTGCCCATAAAGATTGAGGTTTTGTTAAAATTCTCTAAATTTGTCTTATTAAAATAGCTTTATTTAAAATCTTATAGTCCTTAATTTGCAAACCTCCTTGAGATTTAGGGACACATATCTTGCTCCAAGACACCATATGGGGTTTTAACTTATCTAAGAGGAACTTGATGCATTATCTAAGAACCATACTTGAGATTTGGTTACTCTCCCTCCTAGACAGTCTGTTGTTGGTTGTAAGTAGATTTACAAGATCAAGACTCGCTTTGATGGGTCCATTGAGCGTTATAAGGCTCgtcttgttgcaaaaggttttacaTAGGAGTACGGGATTAATTATGAGGAGACCTTTGCTCTAGTTGCTCATTTCTCATATGTTCTTGCCCTCTTAGATGTTGTTGCACTAGTAAGTGGGACCTTTATTAGATGGAtgtaaaaaatttcttccttaaTGGGGAGTtaagtgaagaagtttatatgcaacctccacGTGGTCTCTCtattgaaccaaacaaggttTGTCACCTTTGACGTGCActttatggtcttaaacaagctccaTGAGCTTGGTTTGCCGAGTTTAGCTCCACCATCTTTCGCTTGGGTTACACTGCCAATCCTTATGATTCTACCTCATTTCTTCGTGCCCTTATTGATACCACATCTGAGCTCCTTTGGCTACGATAGCGTCCACATCCTCTGCTACTCCTCTTTATTATGACAATCAAAGTGTCATTCACATTGCTCACAATGATGTCTTCCATGAATAGACTAAACACATCGAGATTGATTGTCATTTTATCCGTTATCATCTTATTCATGGTACTCTTAaactcttctcaatttcttctaAAGATCAGTTTGCAAATATTTTCACCATGTCACATCATAAGAGACATCATTGTGCTTTGGTTGACAGCCTCAAGCTGGTCTCCCTCCCACCTTGAGTTTGAAGGGGGCTGTTAATGTGTATTAGGTTTTGAACTGAAGTTCAATCCTTATTTACTTGTATTACACTCTTAGTACTTGTACTGCATTCCTATTTACTTGTACAACACTCCATGTCTCCTATATAAATAGACACCCATGTATACTCTTAAAAACAAGAAATACAATAATACTTATTTAGTATTTCCAACATTAGGTTGTTCAATCCCACcctaattattatttttctgaAGTTGATGGGATAACACTTTTAAATCCAAAATATTAAGTTTGACCTATGATTTGCATGCAAATTAGAAAGATTGCCGCGTCAAATTTGAGCTATTTGACGAAAGGCTGAGGCAACCGACTCAGAAAATGAATTGAGAAACGGCTAAGACGAAATCAGCCAATCCCATAGAGAATGTAACGTAAACAACTAAGCAGTCCCTCAGCTCCACACCGCAGCCTCAAAACTGCAGAGCCCAAGCCAACATGGCAGCCTACAATTCAAACTACCTGCGCTTGCTCTCTGCCACGAAGCTCTTGACGTCTCACGTCAACAGCGGCCGCCACGAGCAGGCCCTCTCTCTTTTCCACAGCATGCAAGCCTCTCCCACCCTCCTTCTCGACCCGGTGGTCTTCCCCCTCGCCCTCAAGTCCTGCGCCGCCATTCGCCGCCCGCAACTCGGCACCGCCATTCACGCGCACTCCTCCAAAGCTTCCCTCCTCTCCAACGCTTTCGTCGCCTGCGCTCTCGTCGACATGTACGGTAAATGCGTCTCCGTTTCCTCCGCCCGCCAACTGTTCGACGAAATTCCTCACAGAAACGTGGTTGTGTGGAACGCCATGATCTCTCTTTACACTCATTCCAAACGAGTGCCTGACGCTCTTGGATTGTTCGAAGCGATGGATGTAGAGCCTAATGCGTCCACTTTTAATGCAATCATAGCCGGCTTGTCCGAGATGGAGGAGGGGTCGTACAAGGCGCTCGAGTTTTATAGGCAAATGAGGGGGTTGGGGTTGAAGCTTAATTTAATAACTGTTCTTGCTTTGCTACGTTCTTGTGTGGGTTTGGCCGCTTTGAATTTGATTGAGGAAATTCATGGTTATTCAGTTAGGAACGACTTAGACCCTCACCCCCATTTGAGGAGTGCGCTGGTGGAAGCATACGGGCGATGTGGGTGTCTTAAAAACGCGCATGTTGTATTCAACGGCATGAGGGAAAGAGATGTAGTAGCTTGGAGCAGCTTGATATCTGCTTATGCACTTCATGGGGAGGCAGGAACTGCGCTGGAAATTTTCAGACAAATGGAACTGGCAAAAGTCAGACCTGATGAGATAACTTTTCTTGGGGTATTGAAAGCTTGTAGCCATTCTGGTTTGGCTGATGAAGCACAGGAGTACTTCACGAGAATGTCTAAGGATTATGGGGTGGAAGCGAGAAGTGATCATTATTCATGTTTGGTAGATGTTTTGAGCAGAGCAGGGAGATTGTTTGAGGCATATGAGGTCATTCGACAAATGCCGGTGAAAGTGACTGCAAAAGCTTGGGGAGCCCTTCTTGGGGCATGTAGAACTTATGGAGAGGTGGAGCTCGCCAAGATTGCAGGTCAAGCTTTGTTTGAGATAGAGCCTGATAATGCTGCAAACTATGTTCTGTTGGCTAGAATTTATGCCAGTGCAGGGAGATATGAGGAGGCTCAGAGAGTGAGAAGAGAAATGGAGACGAGAGGGGTGAAGGCAGCACCTGGTAGTAGCTGGGTTATATACCAAGATTGATGACAAACGCTAATAACTTCATCTAGAAATTGCCTTGGAAATTCCTCTATTAAGCCTCGAAAAAGCATTCTTAATACTCCCATGCACAGTGCTTACGGTGGTCAATAAATTTGAAGAGGTTCAGTACATGATTTACGCACACAAGAGGATTGTAATTTTTGATGTCCACTTAATTATCCTGTTTGAAGACAAATGTTGTAAAGGAATAGAGTGGGTGGGGATTTTAACTGCGCTGCCTATGACTGATTCTCAAGCAATGATTCAAGGTGAGGCACCATAGAAGCACAATGCTTGGCTGCAAAATGTGCCAAGGGAAGCTATCTATCCattcaatttatttatttgttcattgTTGCTGTATATGTCAGTGTAATGTTTACATCATGAGAGTGGGTTTATGCTCAATAATTTTAACCTGGTACCATGTTTAGATGAGATACTAGCAGTAACACTTTTAACATTGACGAAGAGCACAGTGACAAAATATGAGTTGGAAAGTATTTGGCAATGGAATCTATGTTATATTGGTATATTAAAATAGATCAACGTGGTCTTCTTGACTTTGATAAGATCAATGGCATTTTGTGATATTTTTCGATTCTGTTAcgcaaaaaaaatataaaaaacaaaaattataacATGGTTTTTAAGTTATTGGTGcatcaaaattcaaattataaaagGTAAATAAATGAAGGAAAAGGGTTGGCTAGTTTTAAATTGCTTCCACATTAAATGTATTATTTTCAGTGTTTTGTGTTGGTTTGATCTGAATTTTGTGTCTGCAGCAATGttcttttctatttatttatttgtttattgatAGAAGATGCTATTTTATGTTTGTTGCTTTGCACGTTGAGAACTTTGGAGTAAAATATTATGTGTTTATAATATTATTGCATGGTTAACATTTGTGTCAATTTCctaattatgttaattaaaattCTTAGTTAAAAGTACTTCGCATGCAAAAGATCTCTTTAAATTTTTCTAATGCTTCATTCAAATTGTTTCCAAAGAATGGTTTCCACAAGAACATAAGGGGAAAAGAGAGATTATTTCCCTAACTTAATATGTTGAGTTTTATCGAAAAACATGTTGGTATTTTGTATAATTGTATTTCTAAAGGAGGTAATAGAATATATTTTCTAAGAATTGATTATGTTACTAACATGGAACCTCTTATTACTTGAGCAAATAAAACTACTCTCTTTTGACAATTGTTCAAATATTTTATTTAGCTTTATTAGTCATTATATAACGGTTTTAACAATTGTTGTTAACCGTTTTTGTAGCGGTTCTAAaattaattgtttatatatatatattgttagtaTACTTCCAAAGTTACCCTTGTACCCTTATAtatttcctaagttacccttgtatacCCTACCTCCTTTAGCTATAAAGCCTTGTACAGTGTTAATAAGAAATACTGAGGGTTTCtcttttaacatggtatcagagcctagggttctttaattttgtttttttttccgcTGTCGCCGTCCGCTCCAGCTCTCCTTCTAGTTTCCGGCACCTGTCGTCAATCCTCTGGCTCCCTCTCGGTGTTCTCTTGGCTTCTCGGTGCTGTCATTATCGTCGCCACTCTCTCATGAACGTCGTGGTTTGTTCATGGTCTCTTAGTTCCCTGCTCGCCTTTGTTTCTTGATTCTCCAGCGTTCTTGATTCTCTGACGATCTTGCTTCTCTCGTTTATTGGCGTCATCTCGTCGGCTTTGTCCCTCTGGCAGCAACAACACCGGTTCCACTGCTGTGCCTTCTGGTGGTCCCTCCGCACAGCCGACTGTGCTCCACTGCAACTCTCCCAACACCAGAGAAACGCCCCTTCTCTCTGTCCTGTGATTCCAATTtccaatcaattttttttttttaaattcctacTCTCCAATAGAAGCACACTACTAAAAAAAAAAGTTGCTGAGTTCTTACTCTCTTTACTGTGattcaaattttccaatattGTCCTTGCATTTATTTTAATGGCGTCTTTCACCGATGTTACTTGCCCTATCGAGATTGTTTTGAATGGCTCCAATTACAATGTGTGGGCTTAACAAATGTCAGTTTTTTGATTGGTCGACGATTATGGCGTTTTGTCCCTGGAACAAAACTGAAACCTACCAAAATTGCCACGCAATCCACAgaggagtttgatgaggctcttgatgaatgggaaagtactcactgtaagatccttttctagtttattaatacatcagttcctactattcagagtcttcttcctaagtttcgtaatgccaaacttgTGTGTGATTTTTTGGCCAAACGATACAACTGTGGCAGTGATGCTGCTCTCGAGTTTtagttggaaactaggctttctcACATGCATCAGGCACCTGGACAGTCTATTTCTGagtttcatgctcaggttagtggcatttgggaCCAGCTTTCTCATGCTGACCCTGTTTTTTCTGATGAGCAGTCAATTAGGCTTTTTGCGGCATATCGGGATCGTCGTCAATTCttatactttatgatgcatattcaagatgaatttgagactactcgagcttctttgttacatcgatctcctcttcctacacttgaggttgctcttgcGGAGCTCATTTCTGAGGAGACACGACAACAGACTCGTCGGGTTCATTCTACCGATATGATCTTGGCTATTGCTCCATCTAGCTCCCTTACTCCTGCTGCGGCTGTTGCTTCTTCTAGACTGCGCCGTTTCAATGGCCcgtgccactattgtaaggaatACGGTCACCGTATTTCTaattgtcctaagaagaaggccaaggatgctagggatgctctcaaggctaaggCATCTTCCTCTTCCAAGCCTGTTGCTGCTGTCTCCACCAGCTCCTCAGTTTCTGGTCCATCTTCTGCACCTCCTTTGTCGTCTCTTTCTGCagctgaccttgaggcaattatcacccaAGTTCTCTACCGCACTTCTACTGCCTTATCAGTCTCCACAGGTACCTCaacaccttggtttattgattctgcctgttgcaatcatatgacctcgAATTCCTCTTTAGTGACGTATAAGCAGTCTTTAACTCctgttcccttaatttatacCGCTGATGGTTCGCATATgtctgttagtcatcttggtcatgttTCTACTCCTGCTTTTTCTGTCCCTAACgcatatgttgtgcctaacttgtctctcaatctcctttctgttggtcaacttgttgaaagtggtttgatcttaaccttttctcacaaaggttgtgatgtgtAGGATCCAAAGACGGGCCAACTTGTTAGGACCTGGTGTAAAGTTGGTCGTCTTTTCGAGCTCACGTCTCTGCATTTGCCTCGTTCGTGTTCTCTCCCATCTCTTTCTGCTGCAATGTCTTTCCGTGTTTGGCATTCTCGTCTCGGTCATACCTCATTATCTCgtgttcagtctttagcttctagtggttgcttgggaaatgttaagtttgaaccttttgattgtatgccttgtcaacttgggaaacagaAAGTTTTACCTTTTAATGAAGGTAATTCTCTGTCTTCTtcaccttttgatttggttcattctaATATTTGTGGACCTGCTCCTATTCCTACTAAGGGCGGGTCTCGttactttgttatttttatcgatgattactctcggtatacatagttttatcttttgcatgattgCACTGGGTTACTTACTGTTTTTCGTGACTTTAAGCAAATGATTAAAATTCAGTTTAATCGCACCATTAAAGTCTTTCGGTCCGACAATGCCCTAATATATATTTCTACTTCtttcattgcagaacttcacgAGGCTGACACCTTATCCcatcgattctgtccattcacCTCCCAACGGAATGGTCATGCTGAATGTAAGCATCGCCACATCCTTGACACTATTCGCTCTCAACTCTTCTCTGCATCCCTCCCTGAATCCTTTCGGGGAGAAGCTGCTCTTACCATTGTTTACACTATTAATCAGGTTCTAACCCCTACTCTTTCTAATAAATCCGCATATGAGGCTTTCTATGgaaaggtacctgattattctcttctcaaagtatttggttgtgcttgctttaTTTTGCtcccacctcatgaacatacaaaacttgaacctcgtTCTCTTCTCTGTTactttcttggttatggcattgaacacaagggttatcggtgctatgaccccatagccaagcgtcttcgagtctctcgacatgttcagttttgggaacacaaaatgttcactagtatctctctttttcttctgatTGTCCCTCGTACTCTCCCATTTTCACTAACCCTGCCATCGATCTCTCTCCTGATTTTTCCTTTAGTGCAGATCATGACAACTCATCAGGTGATCACTCCATGTCTGCCTCTCCCGAACCTGGCCCGTCTGATGATCATGCCATCGCATCCACTCCGTCTGAGTACTTTGATTTGGATGTCCGTCGTTCTAGTCGagtaagggcacctcctacctatcttagtgattatcactgtttttctacttttGATT
This region includes:
- the LOC131148652 gene encoding putative pentatricopeptide repeat-containing protein At1g03510, with the translated sequence MAAYNSNYLRLLSATKLLTSHVNSGRHEQALSLFHSMQASPTLLLDPVVFPLALKSCAAIRRPQLGTAIHAHSSKASLLSNAFVACALVDMYGKCVSVSSARQLFDEIPHRNVVVWNAMISLYTHSKRVPDALGLFEAMDVEPNASTFNAIIAGLSEMEEGSYKALEFYRQMRGLGLKLNLITVLALLRSCVGLAALNLIEEIHGYSVRNDLDPHPHLRSALVEAYGRCGCLKNAHVVFNGMRERDVVAWSSLISAYALHGEAGTALEIFRQMELAKVRPDEITFLGVLKACSHSGLADEAQEYFTRMSKDYGVEARSDHYSCLVDVLSRAGRLFEAYEVIRQMPVKVTAKAWGALLGACRTYGEVELAKIAGQALFEIEPDNAANYVLLARIYASAGRYEEAQRVRREMETRGVKAAPGSSWVIYQD